One region of Carya illinoinensis cultivar Pawnee chromosome 8, C.illinoinensisPawnee_v1, whole genome shotgun sequence genomic DNA includes:
- the LOC122319239 gene encoding L-type lectin-domain containing receptor kinase IX.1-like, producing MALSNIVSCFLQPRNIHRHLLNQFFIFFLVLLPDAKSFSFDFPSFQPNITNIKFQGDAFRSGNGVPEVTKNQINGPINGSVGHASYNEAIRLWDARTGKLTDFTTQFSFVINSLNKSDYGEGIAFFIAPFEYEMPNNTGVGSLGLFSAGSNFTTNTSLNKIVAVEFDSYNSSWDPNDNHVGINVNSIVSVVNVTWKSSIRDGSMANAWVSYNSTTHNLSVFLTYADNPVFGGNSSLSYEVDLRNVLPELVRVGFSAATRDYTELHTIHSWSFNSSLEVENQVNKKNKVGLGVGLGVGFGVFNCGLGLLWFIYGRRRDDGENEGLGDDVFMDNEFEKGTGPRRFTYRELTNATNNFAEGGKLGEGGFRGVYKGFLSESSTEIPVKRVSKKSKQGRKEYISEVKIISRLRHRNLVQLIGWCHAQGEFLLVYEYMPNGSLDTHFFGRKIMLTWPVRDKIALRLASALLYLHEEWEQCVVHRDIKSSNIMLDANFNAKLGDFGLARLVDHELGSQTTVLAGTMGYLAPECVTTGRASKESDVYSFGVVCLEIACGRKPVDPREEQSKLRLVEWVWNLYGKAPILEAVDKGLRMEFDEQRMGRLMVVGLWCCHPDPIIRPSIKQVISVLNSEAPLPELPSKFPVPMYSLPPLNKCTFSDISLGHTGSTEDGTQCSYYLSNTSPGSAKVLLNSGVDLAYDHV from the coding sequence ATGGCGCTCTCCAACATAGTTTCATGCTTTCTTCAACCCCGAAACATCCATCGCCACCTTTTGAATcaattcttcatcttctttttagttcttcttCCCGATGCTAAGTCATTTTCCTTCGACTTCCCTAGTTTCCAGCCAAATATAACAAACATAAAATTCCAGGGTGATGCATTCCGGTCTGGTAACGGAGTTCCTGAAGTCACAAAGAATCAAATCAATGGCCCCATCAATGGAAGTGTAGGCCATGCCTCATATAATGAAGCTATCCGCCTCTGGGATGCAAGAACAGGGAAGCTTACCGATTTCACTACTCAATTCTCCTTTGTCATCAATTCTTTGAATAAGTCAGATTATGGTGAAGGGATTGCCTTCTTCATCGCACCATTTGAATATGAGATGCCTAACAATACCGGTGTTGGGTCTCTTGGACTGTTTAGTGCTGGATCCAATTTCACTACTAACACCTCGTTGAATAAAATTGTGGCAGTTGAGTTTGACAGTTACAACAGCAGCTGGGATCCAAATGATAATCATGTAGGAATCAATGTCAATTCCATTGTCTCTGTGGTGAATGTTACATGGAAAAGCAGCATCAGGGATGGATCAATGGCAAATGCATGGGTAAGTTATAACTCAACCACCCATAATCTTAGTGTCTTCCTAACGTATGCTGATAATCCGGTCTTCGGTGGCAACTCCAGCCTTTCATATGAAGTTGATTTGAGAAATGTCTTGCCTGAATTGGTTAGAGTTGGATTCTCTGCTGCTACACGTGATTACACAGAATTACATACAATACATTCTTGGTCATTCAATTCAAGTTTGGAGGTCGAAAatcaagttaacaaaaaaaacaaagtggGGTTGGGGGTTGGTTTGGGTGTGGGTTTTGGTGTATTTAATTGTGGCTTAGGTCTACTTTGGTTCATCTATGGGAGAAGAAGGGATGATGGAGAAAATGAAGGTTTGGGCGATGATGTCTTCATGGATAATGAATTTGAAAAGGGAACTGGGCCAAGGAGGTTCACTTATCGTGAACTTACTAATGCAACAAACAACTTTGCCGAAGGAGGGAAGCTTGGGGAGGGAGGATTCAGAGGCGTTTATAAGGGTTTCTTAAGTGAATCCAGTACAGAAATTCCTGTTAAGAGGGTCTCGAAAAAATCAAAGCAAGGGAGAAAGGAATATATATCAGAAGTGAAAATCATAAGTCGTTTAAGACACAGAAATTTGGTTCAACTTATTGGTTGGTGCCATGCACAGGGTGAGTTCCTCCTCGTGTATGAGTACATGCCTAATGGAAGCCTTGATACTCATTTCTTTGGACGAAAGATTATGCTAACATGGCCAGTAAGGGATAAGATAGCCCTCAGATTGGCTTCTGCTTTGTTGTACCTTCATGAAGAATGGGAACAATGTGTAGTGCACAGAGATATCAAGTCAAGCAACATCATGTTGGATGCAAATTTCAATGCCAAGCTTGGTGATTTTGGTCTCGCGAGGCTTGTAGACCATGAGTTGGGGTCACAGACAACTGTTTTGGCAGGCACTATGGGCTACCTAGCCCCAGAGTGTGTCACCACAGGCAGGGCAAGTAAGGAATCTGATGTCTATAGTTTTGGGGTGGTTTGCCTTGAGATTGCATGTGGAAGAAAGCCAGTGGACCCAAGGGAGGAACAGAGCAAGTTAAGGCTGGTAGAGTGGGTATGGAATCTCTATGGAAAGGCCCCAATCCTTGAAGCTGTTGACAAGGGATTAAGAATGGAATTCGATGAGCAGCGAATGGGACGCTTGATGGTAGTTGGGCTATGGTGTTGCCATCCCGATCCCATTATCCGGCCCTCAATAAAGCAAGTGATAAGTGTTCTTAATTCCGAAGCTCCATTGCCCGAACTTCCCTCAAAGTTTCCGGTGCCAATGTATTCTCTACCTCCGTTGAATAAGTGTACATTCTCCGATATATCATTGGGTCACACAGGGTCAACGGAAGACGGGACACAGTGTTCATATTATTTGTCAAATACGTCACCGGGTTCTGCAAAAGTTCTTTTAAATTCGGGTGTCGATCTTGCTTATGATCATGTTTAA